From the Nostoc sp. PCC 7107 genome, the window GACGCAACTAAATTACCATCACTATAATTACCAATAATTAAATTGGGACGACCTTTAAATACAGCGATTAGTTCTTTTTCTGCATCATTGGTAAAACTTTCCAAATAAGGCCAAATCTCAAATTTAGAAATCCAATTGTTAGTAATCTCTGGATTAAACTCAGCGAAAGGAACGCGTAAAATCCAAGCATTTTCTGTATCTTCGACTTTTTCTAGCTTGAGTCCGCAAGATGTACCTTCACAGTTGGGAATCAGTCGAGTCAGAATGATTACATGGGGTTGAATACCTAATATGTCAAGTCCCGCGAGTGCGATTTCCTCGTGGAGTTTATTTTCTAAGCTGCGTGCTTGTTCCAGAACATAGATCACTTGACCTAATGTTTCATCGCGTCCCATGACATCTTGTTGTCCTACCCAACCGTGAATAGAAATCAAGACGACGCGAAAAACCACAGGAACACGCGCCACAAATGCTTCTAAAATGGCAGGTTGGGGGGTATCAATCAGCCGATCAAGTAATGATAGCGTCTCACTGACTCGCGCTGCTGTATTTCCCCACCCTGGTTCTAAACCGAGGTCTTGGAGGTGAAAGTGAAATTTCTCGTAGGGTTCTTTGGCTGGTCTGTCACTGAGAAACTTGATTGCTTGCTTGATTTGTTGAGCGAATTGTAGACCTGAAGAAATGCGATCGCCAATTAACAACCGTCTCCCATCATATTGCACTCGCCGCAAGGCTTGAAACAATACCTCTAACCAATGTTGTGGATCATTTACCAATTGATCGCACAGGTAATGATTGAGAAAAGCTAGACCTTGACCAATATTTCTAGGGTCATCGACGGAGGGGGAATCTTCGTAAAATGGTGCGAGGTCAATTTCCAGGATATGGGGCTGGTAGTGATTCACCAAGCGATCGCTTTCATCTAAATAAGCCTGGGGTGACATCAATTCACACTGACTCAAGTCACCATTCAACCGCCAGACTTCTTGACTAGCAATTTTGGGTCGAATCACAAACCAAACATTGCCCTCTGACAAAATTATTTCATGGGTATAGTGAATCAGTTTCCCAATCGAAGAAGAGTAGTAAAAATAAGCAGGCTTTTGGGAGTTATGACAATAATCTGCAAACACTTGCAGAATTTCATTTCTCAGGAAGTATTGTTTACCTGAATTAGTTAATGAAAAAATTAATTCTTGTAAAACAGATTTTTCGTCACTGTTCAGCACAGCTTGTAGCAGTTCATTCATAACGAATTCCACCACTCTATTAGGTCACAACCTCATTTTTGCTCCTCAACAATGGCAATTTTTTTGTAGGGTGTTAGAGGTATATTTCCCTTTTTACATCTCTTATGCTAGATGAGTATTGCATCTTTTGTCTTCTAGCTCTGGTATGAATTATTCAACCCAAACTCAAGCCTTAAGTAATAAAACTTGTTTGTTAACTAAATTAGGCAGAAAAACCAAAACAAAAGACTGCGCTAATAATTACCTACCCAATTTGGTATTGTCTCTCAGAAAAAATGCCATTTTGGCTAAATTTACAACAAAT encodes:
- a CDS encoding sucrose synthase — translated: MNELLQAVLNSDEKSVLQELIFSLTNSGKQYFLRNEILQVFADYCHNSQKPAYFYYSSSIGKLIHYTHEIILSEGNVWFVIRPKIASQEVWRLNGDLSQCELMSPQAYLDESDRLVNHYQPHILEIDLAPFYEDSPSVDDPRNIGQGLAFLNHYLCDQLVNDPQHWLEVLFQALRRVQYDGRRLLIGDRISSGLQFAQQIKQAIKFLSDRPAKEPYEKFHFHLQDLGLEPGWGNTAARVSETLSLLDRLIDTPQPAILEAFVARVPVVFRVVLISIHGWVGQQDVMGRDETLGQVIYVLEQARSLENKLHEEIALAGLDILGIQPHVIILTRLIPNCEGTSCGLKLEKVEDTENAWILRVPFAEFNPEITNNWISKFEIWPYLESFTNDAEKELIAVFKGRPNLIIGNYSDGNLVASLLSHRLKVTQCNIAHSLEKPKYLFSNLYWHNLEDQYHFSAQFTADLISMNAADFIITSSYQEIVGTPDGMGQYESYKCFTMPELYHVVDGIDLFSPKFNLVPPGVNQKIFFPYTQKENRNFHQSKQVEDLIFNRQDLQIVGVLDEPNKQPIFAVATLSSIKNLTGLVECFAQSEELQKRCNLIILTSKLHPEEAANLEEAAEIQRLHDIINQHHLHNHLRWVGMRLTGVDIGEAYRVIADRQGIYVHFARFESFGRSILEAMISGLPTFATQFGGALEIIENQEDGFIINPTDLGGTAQKIISFLDECENHPQHWQEVSEWMSQRIINKYNWSSHTSQLLLMAKMFSFWNFVSPENNEARDRYMESLFHLIFKPRAEKILEQHIH